CTGCATCGAAGGTCCGTTTGCTTTTTATTTCTATATAAAACTGTCTTCCTTATTTCTCATCCAGCCACAAAATCGCCGTTACTCCACGTGGATAATATTTACTGCCCGTAATTTCACCGGAAATAATCTGATCACTCCAGCTGAAGATCGATAACTCTGGATGGGTAAGCCAAGCCACGTGTGCGCGATCTGCTGCCGCTCCGCGTTCATCCCATTTCAGCTCCAAAATGTTGCGGGCGATGAACTGCGAGAGATAGATTTTGCTAAGCCAGCTGTTGTTGCTAGTGGAGGAGATTTTCCAACCACCATCCTCAAATAAGCAAACTCCCGGCTTCAACACCGCCTGTAAGTGCTTATCAAGCGCACCAATATATGCGGCGAACCGTCCATTGCGATCAAGCGCTTCCTTACAACCCGTATAGTAAGGGAATACAAGGCCTTCTATAGCCGGAATGATTTTGGAGTCATTCCCCTCTCCTATGACAGCCGGAATATATCCGTCTGCTGTAACACTTTCCACCATCGTTGCAGCGCATTTCTCTGCTTGAATCCCTGCTGTTGTGGACAACTCCGCACGCCCATACGCTGCAAATATTTTCTCCATGGCCAAGTAAGAGGCCCAGCATTTTCCTGCTAAATAAATATTATTGCGAGCCTGACCTAAGGAGACATCCAGACTGTCATACGTAGTAATCTCTGCGCCACCCATCGTACGAGAACTATCAAGCCCCATAACGCCATTTCTTTGTTCAGGATCTGGATGATCCCGATGTAACATACTATCCAGACACTTCTCCAGGATAGTCAGATTGCGTTCCATCCAGCTCCGGTCGCCAGTATGCTCCAGATAAGTTGCCGCACTCAGCACCCAGTTTACCAATTGTTCATGTGTCATATGTGAGAAGCAACCATCAATGCCATATAACTCATAAGCGGAATAGCCCGGACGTGAAACTACGTTAGCCACACCCATATCATGCGTGAAGCTGATTCCGCCCGGATACACTGTATCATCCCCAGGGAAACGCACCGTATCTTCATAGCTGAATCTTTCCACGAACATATCCAGCTCATTACGTACAGTCCAAGGATTCAGACGCAGCTCGTAGAATAACTGATCGACGGTAAGATCAAAGGTATTCATCATCCGGTATTCGCCTTCGTTGACGATCCAAAATGGCTTATTCTTATAATCCAGCAGTTGCGTGGAACC
This Paenibacillus sp. FSL R5-0345 DNA region includes the following protein-coding sequences:
- a CDS encoding glycoside hydrolase family 52 protein — protein: MSHNKFFNAHHSPIGAFASFTLGFKGASGGFDLEMAKPPRQNIFIGLERTDGKGYDTLPFHEIGGDDESKRYDIENPDPNPDKENILFPFQENEISRDFRVATDSWSAGDLTFRILSPVRSVPDPETASVEEMKEVLLPAVLVELEVDNTSSATSRRAFFGFQGTDVYSGMRRLDDVSSEITGVGQGRFIAIAAEKGTTKSALHFTMEDILSEALQENWTFGLGRVGALIMDVPAGVKETYRFAICFHRSGYVTSGMDATYYYNRYFNNVEAVAEYALAKFDVLKQEAEKANEMFNHANLSEDQTFMLAHAIRSYYGSTQLLDYKNKPFWIVNEGEYRMMNTFDLTVDQLFYELRLNPWTVRNELDMFVERFSYEDTVRFPGDDTVYPGGISFTHDMGVANVVSRPGYSAYELYGIDGCFSHMTHEQLVNWVLSAATYLEHTGDRSWMERNLTILEKCLDSMLHRDHPDPEQRNGVMGLDSSRTMGGAEITTYDSLDVSLGQARNNIYLAGKCWASYLAMEKIFAAYGRAELSTTAGIQAEKCAATMVESVTADGYIPAVIGEGNDSKIIPAIEGLVFPYYTGCKEALDRNGRFAAYIGALDKHLQAVLKPGVCLFEDGGWKISSTSNNSWLSKIYLSQFIARNILELKWDERGAAADRAHVAWLTHPELSIFSWSDQIISGEITGSKYYPRGVTAILWLDEK